From a region of the Sesamum indicum cultivar Zhongzhi No. 13 linkage group LG3, S_indicum_v1.0, whole genome shotgun sequence genome:
- the LOC105158733 gene encoding glycine-rich cell wall structural protein yields the protein MMSGFCRCSVGFVLVVLIVEGVVLSDVNGDEKFLHKPLLGRGFGGGLGHGIYRKGFRHGFGGLGGGGGAGGGLGGGAGLGGGGLGAGVGGGGGLGGGAGGGLGGGGGLGGGVGGGAGGGVGGGAGGGGGLGGGGGLGGGAGGGLGGGAGGGGGLGGGGGLGGGAGGGAGGGGGLGGGAGGGGGFGGGAGGGFGAGAGFGAGGGLGGGGGGGGGFGGGGGGGLGGGFGGGAGFGGGAGFGGGGGH from the exons ATGATGAGTGGGTTTTGCCGTTGTAGTGTGGGTTTTGTGTTGGTGGTTTTGATTGTGGAAGGTGTGGTTTTGAGTGATGTTAATGGGGATGAGAAGTTCTTGCATAAACCTTTGCTTGGAAGGGGGTTTGGGGGAGGACTAGGGCATGGCATTTATAGGAAAGGGTTCAGGCATGGGTTTGGCGGGcttggaggtggaggtggtgcAGGTGGTGGGTTAGGAGGTGGGGCGGGTCTTGGAGGTGGTGGGTTAGGAGCTGGTGTTGGTGGTGGAGGCGGTCTTGGAGGTGGTGCAGGCGGTGGTcttggaggtggaggtggtcTAGGTGGTGGAGTAGGAGGTGGAGCTGGTGGCGGAGTTGGTGGAGGAGCTGGAGGAGGTGGAGGGCTTGGAGGCGGAGGGGGTCTAGGCGGTGGAGCTGGTGGAGGACTTGGTGGGGGAGCAGGAGGAGGTGGTGGGCTTGGAGGCGGAGGGGGTCTAGGCG GTGGAGCTGGTGGGGGAGCAGGAGGAGGTGGAGGACTCGGCGGAGGTGCGGGAGGTGGGGGCGGTTTTGGTGGTGGCGCTGGGGGAGGCTTTGGAGCAGGTGCAGGTTTCGGCGCTGGTGGAGGATTAGGaggcggaggaggaggaggtggtggcTTTGGaggcggtggtggtggaggtCTGGGCGGTGGGTTTGGTGGTGGCGCAGGGTTCGGAGGTGGAGCAGGATTTGGAGGTGGGGGAGGCCACTAA